From one Thalassospira lucentensis genomic stretch:
- a CDS encoding LysE/ArgO family amino acid transporter, which produces MLLTFATGFGLGGGLIIAIGAQNAFVLGQGLRRNHPAMVAFICALCDAVLIAAGVAGLGTLVATYPILTKVAAWGGAAFLIWYGFAALRRLFKTETLSESDVRQTGWKAVLSTTLAVTLLNPHVYLDTVVMLGGIGGQFPAEERLTFALGAMSASFVWFFAIALGAAWLAPYVARPITWKIIDGVTCAVMWLVAYKLIAPEIATLIYS; this is translated from the coding sequence ATGCTTCTGACCTTTGCGACCGGATTTGGCCTTGGCGGCGGGTTGATCATTGCGATCGGGGCACAGAACGCCTTTGTGTTGGGGCAAGGATTGCGCCGAAACCATCCGGCAATGGTCGCGTTCATCTGTGCGCTGTGTGATGCCGTGCTGATTGCCGCCGGGGTCGCCGGCCTGGGAACGCTGGTTGCCACCTACCCGATCCTAACCAAAGTCGCGGCATGGGGCGGTGCGGCCTTTCTGATCTGGTACGGGTTTGCGGCGCTGAGACGCCTGTTTAAAACCGAAACCCTGTCAGAAAGCGATGTCAGGCAGACGGGCTGGAAGGCGGTTCTATCGACCACACTGGCTGTAACCCTTTTGAACCCGCATGTCTATCTTGATACCGTTGTCATGCTGGGCGGGATTGGCGGGCAGTTCCCCGCCGAGGAACGGCTGACCTTTGCGCTTGGCGCGATGAGTGCGAGCTTTGTCTGGTTCTTTGCCATCGCCCTTGGCGCGGCGTGGCTGGCGCCCTATGTCGCACGGCCAATTACCTGGAAAATCATTGATGGCGTAACCTGTGCGGTGATGTGGCTGGTGGCTTACAAGCTGATCGCACCGGAAATCGCAACCCTGATCTATTCCTGA
- a CDS encoding paraquat-inducible protein A, giving the protein MSHRLVACEHCDYLHVEDDIPPGFVARCVRCGSPLYQAQKGTVERPLAFAITALVLFLIANSFPILTFAMEGRTESNTLLSGVATFWQEGFPFLAFMVALTSIAAPLMLIGAYIYVLAPLYFGFVVPGLRAVWRVLAVIRPWSMLDVFLIGLLVALTKLTDFADVIAGPAFYAVCLLIPATLLMSTTLDPRTIWRRLAPENLRYATLEDLEELRANAGQTKATGWMTCETCAFVVTDSAARETGGKCPRCGTHLHHRKAGGLSRAWALLVAAMVLYIPANIFPIMTITYLGRAKSDTILSGVAVLMQSGEWPIAIVVFTASIVVPILKIVLLGWVYVATGLELSGPLRQRTLVYRITELIGRWSMVDVFMVSILAALVKLGNIATVAPGFGAVAFCAVVILTMLSAMAFDPRLIWDRAGMQKEQGMSS; this is encoded by the coding sequence ATGTCGCATCGCCTTGTTGCCTGTGAACATTGCGATTACCTGCATGTTGAAGACGACATCCCGCCGGGCTTTGTGGCGCGGTGCGTACGCTGCGGGTCGCCCTTGTATCAGGCGCAGAAGGGCACTGTGGAACGGCCGCTGGCCTTCGCCATTACCGCACTTGTCCTGTTTCTGATTGCCAATTCATTTCCGATCCTGACCTTTGCCATGGAAGGGCGCACCGAAAGCAACACGCTGCTGAGCGGGGTTGCAACCTTCTGGCAGGAAGGTTTTCCGTTTCTGGCCTTTATGGTCGCGTTAACATCAATTGCGGCCCCGCTGATGTTGATCGGGGCGTATATCTATGTTCTTGCACCGCTTTATTTCGGCTTTGTCGTGCCGGGCCTGCGGGCGGTCTGGCGGGTTTTGGCGGTGATCCGGCCCTGGTCGATGCTGGATGTGTTCCTGATCGGGCTTCTGGTCGCGCTGACCAAGCTGACGGATTTTGCAGATGTCATTGCCGGGCCTGCCTTTTATGCGGTTTGTCTGCTGATCCCGGCGACATTGCTGATGAGTACGACGCTGGATCCAAGGACCATCTGGCGGCGACTGGCGCCGGAAAATTTGCGCTATGCGACGCTTGAGGATCTGGAAGAGCTGCGTGCCAATGCCGGGCAGACAAAGGCAACCGGCTGGATGACCTGCGAAACATGCGCGTTTGTCGTAACCGATAGTGCGGCACGGGAAACCGGCGGGAAATGTCCACGATGCGGGACGCATCTGCATCATCGCAAGGCAGGAGGCCTGTCGCGGGCGTGGGCGCTTCTGGTGGCGGCGATGGTGCTTTATATCCCGGCCAATATTTTCCCGATCATGACGATCACATATCTGGGACGCGCAAAATCCGATACCATCCTGTCGGGGGTGGCGGTTTTGATGCAGTCGGGTGAATGGCCGATTGCGATTGTTGTTTTTACGGCCAGCATCGTGGTGCCGATCCTGAAAATCGTGCTGTTGGGGTGGGTTTATGTTGCAACAGGGTTGGAATTGAGCGGGCCGCTTCGGCAGCGGACGCTGGTCTACCGGATCACGGAACTGATCGGCCGGTGGTCGATGGTTGATGTGTTCATGGTTTCGATACTGGCAGCACTTGTGAAATTGGGTAACATTGCAACCGTTGCACCGGGATTTGGTGCCGTGGCCTTCTGTGCCGTGGTCATTCTGACCATGCTGTCGGCGATGGCGTTTGATCCACGGCTGATCTGGGATCGGGCGGGAATGCAAAAGGAACAGGGGATGTCATCATGA
- a CDS encoding LysR family transcriptional regulator ArgP, protein MIDYKLLQASAEVIRHGSFEKAARDLGLTQSAISQRVKLLEDRLGQPLIIRSKPIAATDAGKRLLQHYQRVSLLEQELYDELPKLHSASRSGQIAIAVNADSLATWFVKVPKRLFHELDLLVHLTVDDEALNHEALQAGTVLGAVSLRPDPIQGCRVRPLGAMRYIMVVAPEFRDRYFANGVTADALRSCPAVNFSRHDELQNQFLNRYFGLVPGEFPAHTVPSSQGFVTVAEHGIAYAVVEEHQAAEGLQSGRLVQPCPHVIERPLYWHHWNMQSGLLSQVNEIVLGEARHYLPQIGN, encoded by the coding sequence ATGATCGATTACAAGCTGTTGCAGGCCAGTGCCGAGGTGATCCGGCATGGCAGTTTTGAGAAGGCGGCGCGGGATCTTGGCCTGACGCAGTCGGCCATATCCCAGCGGGTCAAGTTGCTGGAAGACCGGTTGGGGCAGCCATTGATCATCCGGTCCAAACCGATTGCCGCGACCGATGCGGGCAAGCGGCTGTTGCAGCATTATCAGCGGGTCAGCCTGCTTGAGCAGGAATTATATGATGAACTGCCAAAGCTGCATTCGGCCAGCCGTTCCGGCCAGATCGCGATTGCGGTCAATGCCGACAGTCTGGCGACCTGGTTTGTCAAAGTTCCCAAAAGGTTATTTCACGAGCTTGACCTGCTGGTGCATCTGACGGTCGATGACGAGGCCCTTAATCACGAGGCGCTTCAGGCTGGTACCGTGCTGGGCGCGGTCAGTTTACGGCCCGATCCGATACAGGGATGCCGGGTGCGGCCATTGGGGGCGATGCGCTATATCATGGTGGTAGCGCCGGAATTCCGGGACCGTTATTTTGCCAATGGGGTGACGGCGGATGCGTTGCGATCCTGTCCGGCGGTGAATTTTTCGCGCCATGACGAATTGCAAAACCAGTTCTTAAACAGGTATTTCGGATTGGTCCCAGGGGAATTTCCGGCCCATACGGTGCCAAGTTCACAAGGTTTCGTTACCGTGGCCGAGCATGGTATCGCCTATGCCGTGGTTGAGGAGCATCAGGCGGCGGAAGGTTTACAGAGCGGACGGTTGGTGCAGCCATGCCCGCATGTAATCGAACGGCCGCTTTATTGGCATCACTGGAATATGCAAAGCGGATTGCTGTCGCAGGTCAACGAGATCGTTCTGGGTGAAGCGCGCCATTATTTGCCCCAAATCGGGAACTAA
- a CDS encoding thymidine kinase, whose translation MAKLFFYYSSMNAGKSTTLLQSSFNYQERGMQTLLLTVAFDDRFGVGKIASRIGLEAPAVLFDGNTDLCALIGEKLDEGRIDCVLVDEAQFLTKDQVWQLSDVADKLGVPVLCYGIRTDFQGQLFEGSKWLLAWADKLSELKTICHCGRKAGMVLRVDENGNTVREGAQVEIGGNDRYVSVCRQHFKEAMGK comes from the coding sequence ATGGCCAAGCTGTTCTTTTATTATTCGTCGATGAATGCGGGCAAATCGACGACGCTTTTGCAATCCAGCTTCAACTATCAGGAACGCGGCATGCAGACGCTTCTGCTAACCGTGGCGTTTGATGATCGTTTTGGTGTTGGCAAGATCGCATCGCGCATTGGCCTTGAAGCCCCGGCCGTCTTGTTTGACGGCAATACCGACCTGTGTGCCCTGATCGGGGAAAAGCTTGATGAAGGCCGGATTGATTGCGTGCTGGTGGACGAGGCGCAGTTTCTGACCAAGGATCAGGTCTGGCAGCTTTCCGATGTCGCCGACAAGCTTGGCGTGCCGGTGCTGTGCTATGGCATCCGTACCGATTTTCAGGGGCAGCTTTTCGAAGGCTCGAAATGGCTTCTGGCCTGGGCCGACAAACTAAGCGAGCTTAAGACAATCTGCCATTGCGGACGCAAGGCCGGGATGGTTCTGCGCGTTGATGAAAACGGCAATACCGTGCGCGAGGGGGCCCAGGTCGAAATCGGCGGCAATGATCGCTATGTCTCCGTCTGCCGTCAGCACTTCAAGGAAGCGATGGGTAAATAA